In a genomic window of Corynebacterium coyleae:
- the aroA gene encoding 3-phosphoshikimate 1-carboxyvinyltransferase, with protein sequence MTFMTNMWPAPFHPAPITHTQRVPGSKSMTNRAYVLAALAAGPSTMTGALRSRDTDLMEAALASMGTGFEHDGDVIRVTPGELRGAEVDCGLAGTVMRFVPPVAAFAQGPVLFDGDPHARNRPIAVILDALRTLGVSVAGDGMPFTVHGTGKADGGPVEIDASGSSQFVSGLLLSAPRFERGVSIRHTGGMLPSMPHIEMTVAMLAEAGVKVTGTRDTWDVDPQPIRGTNWVIEPDLSNAAPFLAAAAVTGGEVRIPNWPLRTTQPGAVIRTVLERMGCEVELIADGSTQTLRVRGPKPGTLKGIRLDMSDIGELAPTVAAIAACASTPSELTGIAHLRGHETDRLAALTNEINNVGGNCEELGDGLRITPNEMHGGTWRSYDDHRMATAGAIIGLVVEGVQVENIATTAKTLPGFEDMWLEMVSK encoded by the coding sequence ATGACGTTCATGACGAACATGTGGCCCGCACCGTTCCATCCGGCCCCGATCACCCACACGCAGCGGGTGCCGGGGTCAAAGTCCATGACTAACCGCGCCTACGTGCTGGCGGCACTTGCCGCTGGTCCGTCGACGATGACTGGGGCGCTGCGCTCGCGCGATACGGATCTTATGGAGGCCGCTCTGGCGTCCATGGGCACTGGCTTCGAGCACGACGGCGACGTCATCCGTGTGACCCCGGGCGAGTTGCGCGGCGCGGAGGTTGATTGCGGTCTTGCTGGCACCGTGATGCGGTTTGTGCCGCCGGTTGCGGCGTTTGCTCAGGGGCCTGTGCTTTTCGACGGCGACCCTCACGCCCGCAACCGCCCCATCGCGGTTATCCTCGACGCCCTTCGCACCCTCGGCGTGTCCGTGGCGGGTGACGGGATGCCGTTTACCGTCCACGGCACCGGCAAGGCTGACGGCGGCCCGGTGGAGATTGACGCTTCTGGTTCCTCCCAGTTCGTATCGGGCCTGCTTCTGTCTGCGCCCCGGTTCGAGCGTGGCGTGTCCATCCGCCACACGGGTGGCATGTTGCCGTCGATGCCGCACATTGAGATGACGGTGGCCATGCTCGCAGAGGCTGGCGTGAAGGTCACCGGTACCCGTGACACCTGGGACGTTGACCCGCAGCCGATCCGCGGCACTAACTGGGTGATCGAGCCCGACCTGTCCAACGCAGCACCCTTCCTCGCCGCGGCAGCTGTCACTGGCGGCGAGGTGCGCATCCCGAACTGGCCACTGCGCACCACCCAGCCGGGTGCAGTGATCCGTACCGTCTTGGAGCGCATGGGCTGCGAGGTCGAACTCATCGCCGACGGCTCCACCCAGACCCTGCGCGTGCGCGGCCCGAAGCCTGGCACGCTAAAGGGCATTCGACTCGACATGAGCGATATCGGCGAGCTGGCCCCCACCGTCGCCGCCATCGCGGCGTGCGCCTCCACCCCGAGCGAGCTAACTGGCATTGCGCACCTGCGCGGCCACGAGACGGATCGCCTGGCGGCGCTGACCAACGAGATCAACAACGTCGGCGGCAACTGCGAGGAACTCGGCGACGGCCTGCGTATCACTCCCAACGAGATGCATGGCGGGACGTGGCGTTCCTACGACGATCACCGCATGGCCACCGCCGGCGCCATCATCGGTCTGGTTGTGGAGGGCGTCCAGGTGGAAAACATTGCAACCACCGCGAAGACGCTTCCTGGGTTTGAGGACATGTGGTTGGAGATGGTTTCCAAGTAA
- a CDS encoding SOS response-associated peptidase: MCGRFVLFTTGDELLSEVATLPGINHVEAPDGTPPSRYNIAPTNQVPLIRVAEQTARIDAARWGLLPTWKKDDTGMPLFNARGETVAEKPSFRSAFKARRGLMVLDGYYEWKQTESGKQPYYVRPAEGLLYAAALWETGLDRLSTTMITTDATDNMAWLHHRLPLFLRDDEIRQWVDGTPEEALELVHPSRVADTLQWNEAAKEVGNVRNDYAELISG, encoded by the coding sequence ATGTGCGGACGATTCGTTCTTTTCACTACTGGCGACGAGCTCCTCTCCGAGGTAGCCACCCTGCCCGGCATCAACCATGTCGAAGCGCCCGACGGCACCCCGCCGTCGCGCTACAACATCGCGCCGACAAACCAGGTGCCGCTCATCCGGGTCGCAGAGCAGACTGCGCGTATCGACGCCGCCCGCTGGGGCCTCCTCCCAACCTGGAAGAAAGACGACACCGGCATGCCTCTGTTCAACGCACGCGGAGAGACGGTGGCGGAGAAGCCCTCGTTCCGCAGCGCGTTCAAAGCGCGGCGCGGGCTGATGGTGCTCGACGGCTACTACGAGTGGAAGCAAACCGAATCCGGCAAGCAGCCCTACTACGTGCGCCCCGCAGAGGGCTTGCTGTACGCGGCGGCACTGTGGGAGACCGGGCTGGACCGGCTATCCACCACCATGATCACCACCGACGCGACCGACAACATGGCCTGGCTCCACCACCGCCTACCGCTCTTTCTGCGTGACGATGAAATCCGCCAGTGGGTCGACGGCACCCCAGAGGAAGCACTAGAACTCGTGCACCCCTCGCGCGTGGCCGACACGTTGCAGTGGAACGAGGCCGCAAAGGAAGTAGGCAACGTGCGCAACGACTACGCGGAGTTGATCTCGGGCTAG
- the ybaK gene encoding Cys-tRNA(Pro) deacylase: MAAKTRALSALSQTPHEVLEYTPSKDHFGAHSAAELGRDPHTVLKTLVIHHERDMAICCVPVAGHLSLKAAAKALGWKRAEMTDPAQAQRATGYVVGGISPLGTTKRMPTLIDDSVADLETITVSAGQRGLSIALSPTDLAELTNAKFAPIGTE; the protein is encoded by the coding sequence ATGGCTGCTAAGACTCGCGCACTGAGCGCCCTTTCTCAAACCCCTCATGAGGTGCTCGAATACACCCCGAGCAAGGATCATTTCGGCGCACATTCTGCTGCTGAGTTGGGCCGTGACCCCCACACGGTGCTGAAGACTTTGGTGATCCATCACGAACGCGACATGGCGATCTGTTGCGTGCCCGTCGCCGGCCACCTTTCGCTCAAGGCGGCGGCGAAAGCGCTGGGTTGGAAGCGTGCGGAGATGACCGATCCTGCTCAGGCGCAGCGTGCGACCGGCTATGTCGTGGGCGGGATCTCCCCGCTGGGCACCACCAAGCGCATGCCTACGCTTATCGACGACTCCGTCGCCGACCTCGAAACCATCACCGTCTCCGCCGGCCAACGGGGCCTTTCTATTGCGCTGTCGCCTACCGACCTGGCGGAGCTGACCAACGCGAAGTTCGCGCCTATCGGGACTGAATAG
- a CDS encoding sigma-70 family RNA polymerase sigma factor produces the protein MPETELDQEAKARFAEEAMPLLDQLYGGALRMTRNPQDAEDLVQETYLKAYKNFDSFTPGTNLKAWLYRIMTNTYINSYRKKQRRPLETSADEVTDYQLYSSSSHDSTGLESAEVEALKAMPNSRISEALNALNEDYRMVVYYADVEGLAYKEIAEVLDIPMGTVMSRLHRGRKQLRAMLKDVAKERGIGLDHADMQDTDTAAKEK, from the coding sequence ATGCCCGAAACCGAGCTTGATCAAGAAGCAAAGGCACGCTTCGCCGAAGAAGCCATGCCGCTGCTCGACCAACTCTACGGCGGAGCCCTGCGCATGACCCGCAACCCGCAAGACGCCGAAGACCTGGTGCAAGAGACCTACCTCAAGGCGTACAAAAACTTCGACAGCTTCACGCCCGGTACCAATCTCAAGGCGTGGCTGTACCGGATCATGACCAACACCTACATCAACTCGTACCGCAAGAAACAGCGCCGGCCGCTGGAAACCTCCGCGGACGAAGTGACGGATTACCAGTTGTACTCCTCGAGCTCGCACGACTCGACGGGACTGGAATCCGCCGAGGTTGAAGCGCTCAAGGCAATGCCAAACTCGCGGATCTCCGAGGCGCTCAACGCGTTGAACGAGGACTACCGCATGGTGGTCTACTACGCCGACGTTGAAGGGCTGGCGTACAAGGAAATCGCCGAAGTGCTGGACATCCCCATGGGCACTGTCATGAGCCGACTGCACCGTGGAAGAAAACAACTGCGCGCCATGTTGAAAGACGTGGCGAAGGAACGAGGCATTGGCCTCGACCACGCGGACATGCAGGACACCGACACTGCGGCGAAGGAGAAGTAA
- a CDS encoding 50S ribosomal protein bL37 produces the protein MSKRGRKRKDRRKKKANHGKRANS, from the coding sequence ATGAGCAAGCGTGGTCGTAAGCGCAAGGATCGCCGCAAGAAGAAGGCGAATCACGGCAAGCGCGCTAACTCTTAA
- a CDS encoding WhiB family transcriptional regulator: MDWRHEAICRDEDPELFFPVGNSGPALAQIAQAKLVCHRCPVTTQCMKWALETGQDAGVWGGLSEEERRALKRRNKALARNRARMSA, from the coding sequence ATGGATTGGCGCCACGAAGCAATTTGCCGCGACGAAGACCCGGAACTGTTCTTCCCGGTTGGTAACTCCGGCCCCGCCCTCGCTCAGATCGCACAGGCGAAGCTTGTTTGCCATCGCTGCCCAGTAACCACCCAGTGCATGAAGTGGGCACTCGAGACCGGCCAGGACGCCGGCGTGTGGGGTGGGCTGTCTGAGGAAGAGCGTCGCGCACTGAAGCGTCGCAACAAGGCACTCGCCCGCAACCGCGCTCGCATGTCCGCCTAA
- a CDS encoding Rv3212 family protein, which produces MSKPLRRTRRDLIATGVIAGVSALLVGTAFFTAPVRQADLSPAAEAQEDFGQLAVVPSSLSEGFRLTDTSGRAQPLVANGLIITYNDHTLTATNPEGETVWTYERPNDLCLMDQAWDKVVAVYRDNAGCGDVVAIDAKTGQYAGTRSAPASENVTRLASNDRIGYASSERIEVWRSDMVRTMEYGYIEAPQESDMQPNPGCVITSALTRTELVALTETCGDGTFLRIQKATPEDSREPEVDANIEIDPQAYLVAVSQDAAAVYDPSKKQVLAYDKEGNNTSSSSVPAMGEPQRLDGTIAVLPVADLPHHMSYWQDDSLLLMEPAGLGVTGVFQGALGTGFAAGDRLLYASQDGIAVVDWDKNAVDEIIPVDRGGYTGPVHISSAGATIVEKRGDDIVVLDAKV; this is translated from the coding sequence TTGAGTAAGCCTTTGCGTCGCACCCGCCGCGACCTCATTGCCACCGGTGTCATCGCCGGCGTTTCGGCATTGCTTGTCGGCACCGCCTTTTTCACCGCCCCGGTGCGCCAGGCTGATCTCTCTCCAGCAGCCGAAGCTCAGGAGGATTTTGGTCAGTTGGCGGTGGTGCCGTCGTCGCTAAGCGAGGGCTTCCGGCTCACCGACACCTCCGGACGCGCGCAACCGCTCGTAGCCAACGGCTTGATCATTACTTACAACGATCACACGCTGACCGCGACGAACCCTGAGGGCGAGACCGTCTGGACGTACGAACGCCCCAACGACCTGTGCCTGATGGATCAGGCGTGGGACAAGGTTGTGGCTGTCTACCGCGACAACGCTGGCTGCGGCGACGTGGTGGCCATCGACGCGAAAACCGGCCAATACGCCGGCACCCGATCCGCCCCGGCGTCTGAAAACGTCACGCGCCTGGCCTCGAACGACCGCATTGGCTACGCCTCCAGCGAACGCATCGAAGTATGGCGCTCCGACATGGTGCGCACCATGGAATACGGCTACATCGAAGCCCCGCAAGAATCCGACATGCAGCCCAACCCAGGCTGCGTGATCACCTCCGCGCTCACCCGCACCGAACTCGTCGCGCTGACCGAAACGTGTGGGGACGGCACCTTCCTCCGCATCCAAAAGGCAACCCCGGAAGACTCCCGCGAACCCGAAGTCGACGCCAACATTGAGATCGACCCGCAGGCCTACCTCGTCGCCGTCTCCCAAGACGCCGCCGCGGTCTACGACCCGTCAAAGAAGCAGGTCCTGGCCTACGACAAGGAGGGCAACAACACCAGCTCCTCCTCGGTGCCAGCAATGGGTGAGCCACAGCGTCTCGACGGCACCATCGCCGTCCTCCCCGTCGCCGACCTCCCCCACCACATGTCCTACTGGCAGGACGACTCTCTCCTGCTCATGGAGCCGGCAGGGCTCGGCGTCACCGGCGTGTTCCAAGGCGCACTCGGCACCGGCTTCGCCGCCGGCGACCGCCTGCTCTACGCCTCCCAGGACGGCATCGCAGTTGTGGATTGGGACAAAAACGCGGTCGACGAGATCATTCCCGTCGACCGCGGCGGCTACACCGGCCCCGTCCACATCTCCTCCGCCGGCGCAACCATTGTGGAAAAGCGTGGCGACGACATCGTCGTCCTCGACGCCAAGGTTTAG
- a CDS encoding DEAD/DEAH box helicase — translation MPYAAESEQRGAARRAPKKTTFAGLGVAAEIVDALADHGITHPFSIQELTLPIALAGRDIIGQARTGMGKTLGFGVPVLDRIFDDADIAELDGTPRALLIAPTRELAVQVGEDIERLAVHTPVRVATVYGGRPYEEQLEALEAGADIVVGTPGRLIDLHDRGALVLDKVAILVLDEADEMLDMGFLPDIEKLWSAVGATQTMLFSATMPGPILSLARSKMNKPVHIRAESEDASATHATTRQVAFLSHRMDKAEVIARILQSPGRERTIIFARTKRSAADLAEDLAGRGFAVGAVHGNLGQVAREKALDAFRRGDVEILVATDVAARGIDVDDVTHVINYQTPDDPMTYVHRIGRTGRAGRTGVAVTLVGYDEATKWSMINTDLDLGKPNLPEWFSTSPELQEEFGFPESATGHVGRPRKVLGARPNRPSRPAAPGKRSGRKRR, via the coding sequence GTGCCCTACGCAGCTGAGAGTGAACAACGTGGCGCTGCTCGTCGTGCGCCGAAGAAAACGACGTTTGCCGGGTTGGGGGTCGCGGCTGAAATTGTGGACGCGCTTGCGGACCACGGCATCACCCATCCGTTCTCCATTCAGGAGCTCACGTTGCCCATCGCGCTGGCCGGCCGCGACATCATCGGTCAAGCCCGCACGGGTATGGGCAAGACGCTCGGTTTCGGTGTGCCGGTGCTAGACCGCATCTTTGACGACGCTGACATTGCAGAACTCGACGGCACCCCGCGCGCGCTGCTGATCGCCCCGACGCGCGAACTTGCGGTGCAGGTCGGCGAGGACATCGAACGCCTTGCCGTACACACGCCGGTGCGCGTGGCCACGGTCTACGGTGGTCGCCCCTACGAGGAACAACTCGAGGCACTCGAAGCGGGCGCGGACATTGTTGTCGGCACGCCTGGCCGCCTGATTGACCTGCATGACCGTGGCGCGCTCGTACTGGATAAGGTTGCCATCCTCGTGCTTGACGAGGCCGACGAGATGCTTGACATGGGCTTTCTTCCGGACATCGAAAAGCTTTGGTCCGCCGTGGGCGCAACGCAGACCATGCTCTTTTCCGCCACCATGCCGGGCCCGATCCTGTCCCTTGCCCGTTCGAAGATGAACAAGCCGGTGCACATCCGCGCCGAATCCGAAGATGCCTCCGCTACCCACGCCACCACCCGTCAGGTTGCGTTCCTCTCTCACCGCATGGATAAAGCCGAGGTCATCGCCCGTATCCTGCAGTCTCCGGGTCGCGAGCGCACCATTATCTTCGCCCGCACGAAGCGCTCGGCGGCCGATCTCGCCGAGGATCTTGCTGGCCGTGGCTTTGCCGTCGGCGCGGTCCACGGCAACCTCGGCCAGGTTGCGCGCGAGAAAGCTCTTGATGCTTTTCGACGAGGCGACGTGGAAATCCTCGTCGCCACCGACGTCGCGGCACGCGGCATTGATGTCGACGACGTCACCCACGTGATCAACTACCAAACCCCGGACGACCCCATGACGTATGTCCACCGCATCGGGCGAACCGGCCGCGCAGGACGCACCGGCGTGGCGGTCACCCTCGTCGGCTACGACGAAGCGACGAAGTGGTCCATGATCAACACCGACCTCGACCTGGGCAAACCCAACCTGCCCGAGTGGTTCTCCACCTCCCCTGAACTGCAGGAGGAGTTCGGTTTCCCGGAGTCAGCTACTGGCCATGTCGGACGCCCGCGTAAAGTGCTCGGGGCACGACCAAACCGTCCATCCCGCCCGGCGGCTCCGGGCAAGCGTTCAGGAAGGAAACGGCGTTGA
- a CDS encoding DUF3107 domain-containing protein: MDIKIGLADTPRELAIKLPEGQEDIFSTVEQAIANGQATFKLEDAKGHSYLIRTDRVVYVEQGSTTAHSVGFMR, encoded by the coding sequence ATGGATATCAAGATTGGTCTTGCAGACACCCCGCGCGAACTAGCGATCAAGCTTCCGGAGGGCCAGGAAGACATCTTTTCCACCGTCGAGCAGGCGATTGCGAACGGTCAGGCAACCTTCAAGCTGGAGGATGCCAAGGGCCACTCCTACCTGATCCGCACTGACCGCGTCGTTTACGTCGAGCAGGGCAGCACCACGGCCCATAGCGTCGGCTTCATGCGCTAA
- a CDS encoding DUF3152 domain-containing protein — protein sequence MAQQQGTPSHGGRHSEHHGGAEEDFGDWFDSWGMESGDDTPQGTSREEGRLVAFAREYGWRAYAIPVLAVITVFVLLDMVQNPDEQAIGTVAESASAPAGEAGMAGADADQPKPLEPAKIAEGIFDPHDLPPGGPYTTTGEGTFYEVGIPGANAGQGTEIVVRYIVEVEHGIDASGYGGDQSFAQMVDATLMDPRGWTNDPRFRFEHVSADQDPTLKIRLTSLDTTAELCGAALGTETSCRTRITGEDTVIINESRWVRGAVPFQGDIGSYRQYLINHEVGHAVGFAEHVPCPEANALAPIMMQQTLSLNNAQLHEMSPEENYPNNDDTCRPNPWPYPRPAVN from the coding sequence ATGGCACAACAGCAGGGCACTCCGTCTCACGGTGGGCGCCATAGTGAGCACCACGGGGGCGCTGAAGAGGACTTCGGCGACTGGTTTGATAGCTGGGGCATGGAGTCTGGCGACGACACCCCGCAGGGCACAAGCCGCGAAGAGGGACGTCTTGTCGCCTTTGCCCGCGAGTACGGGTGGCGCGCGTATGCAATCCCGGTGCTTGCGGTAATTACCGTGTTTGTCCTGCTGGACATGGTGCAAAACCCGGATGAGCAGGCGATCGGGACGGTCGCCGAGTCCGCGTCGGCTCCGGCCGGAGAAGCGGGCATGGCTGGTGCGGATGCGGATCAACCGAAGCCGCTGGAGCCTGCGAAGATCGCGGAAGGCATCTTTGACCCGCACGATCTGCCGCCGGGTGGCCCGTACACCACGACGGGTGAGGGCACGTTCTACGAGGTCGGCATCCCTGGTGCCAATGCGGGCCAGGGCACTGAGATTGTGGTGCGCTACATCGTCGAGGTCGAGCACGGCATCGACGCCTCCGGTTACGGCGGGGATCAGTCGTTTGCCCAGATGGTGGATGCAACGTTGATGGATCCGCGCGGGTGGACGAACGATCCGCGCTTCCGCTTCGAACACGTGTCGGCAGATCAGGATCCGACGCTGAAGATCCGTTTGACCTCTCTGGATACGACGGCGGAGCTCTGTGGTGCCGCGTTGGGTACGGAGACGAGTTGCCGTACTCGCATTACGGGCGAGGACACGGTGATTATTAACGAGTCGCGCTGGGTGCGCGGTGCCGTGCCGTTCCAGGGTGACATCGGTTCGTACCGCCAGTACCTGATTAATCACGAGGTGGGCCACGCTGTGGGCTTTGCGGAGCACGTGCCGTGCCCGGAGGCGAATGCGCTTGCGCCGATCATGATGCAGCAGACGCTGAGCCTGAACAATGCGCAGTTGCATGAGATGAGCCCGGAGGAGAACTACCCGAACAACGACGACACGTGCCGGCCGAACCCGTGGCCGTATCCGCGTCCGGCCGTGAATTAA